TTTTTTCACCTTTTTTTAGGGGGAGAAGTCCGACATTACGATTACACTTGGTTGAGGGCCGTCGCCCCAGGACGAGGAACTTACCCTCATGGGGATAGTGTGTACATGGGACGGGGAACGGACTTTGTTTACACCGCTTGGACTCCTCTCGGTGATATTTCTTGGGAGTTAGGGGGACTGATGATTTTGGAAAAATCCCATCGTCTTGAAACCATTAAAAACGGCTATGGACGCAAAGATGTGGATAGTTACTGTACGAACAGAAACAATGCGTCAATGTATGCATCCGGTCAAAAGTGGTGGGATGGAGCACTCTCTAAAAATCCAGTCTCTTTGCGTAATAGATATGGAGGACGCTGGCTTTCTTCCGAGTTCCAGGCCGGAGATGTTCTAATTTTTAGTATATTTACGATTCATGCCAGTTTGGATAACCGTTCCTGTGCCATTCGACTGTCTTCCGATAGTCGTTATCAGTTAGCGTCAGAACCAGTGGATGAACGCTGGGTAGGGAAAAATCCGGTTGGTCATTCCGCTGCGGGAAAACGGGGGCGATGGTGCTAAGCTCGCGCTTTATTCCAGGAACACGCTCAATTCCATTCACCGTCAGGGCTGTAACGAATTTGTACGGTGACCCGCCCAGCAAAATTTAGCTATACTGC
The genomic region above belongs to Microcoleus sp. AS-A8 and contains:
- a CDS encoding phytanoyl-CoA dioxygenase family protein, whose amino-acid sequence is MSQAKTILRSLDHELDGCSNAFDYLKDSSGLLSQPDALRLRMQEEGYLYIKSLLNSQQVWQVRREIADCLAAEGSLRADSPIEDCIAKPGLRMSFRPDLATRSPTLQEVLYSGAMMDFFHLFLGGEVRHYDYTWLRAVAPGRGTYPHGDSVYMGRGTDFVYTAWTPLGDISWELGGLMILEKSHRLETIKNGYGRKDVDSYCTNRNNASMYASGQKWWDGALSKNPVSLRNRYGGRWLSSEFQAGDVLIFSIFTIHASLDNRSCAIRLSSDSRYQLASEPVDERWVGKNPVGHSAAGKRGRWC